One Streptomyces mobaraensis NBRC 13819 = DSM 40847 DNA segment encodes these proteins:
- a CDS encoding SSI family serine proteinase inhibitor: MPLHRPRSRPRPSGRLGNRRADRPVGRPALAAAVLVPLLLPLIGASPATARPLPIPPGPGEAPATGAPLPGVGGGSTPAPGNASGSMSGSAPGNASAGIQGRTPEDRLTVVIFDSGRHDGRYELRCHPTFGTVPDPQGACDQLDGQTRWDRDLFAPVPTDAQCTMIYGGPERAHVSGTWAGRPVDTDFSRVNGCEMARWNRFSRLLGEPAHPSEG, from the coding sequence ATGCCGCTCCACCGCCCCCGTTCTCGGCCTCGTCCTTCCGGCCGCCTCGGCAACCGGCGCGCCGACCGGCCCGTCGGCCGTCCCGCCCTGGCGGCGGCCGTGCTCGTACCGCTGCTGCTCCCCTTGATCGGCGCCTCGCCCGCCACCGCCCGCCCGCTGCCGATCCCGCCGGGACCCGGGGAGGCGCCGGCCACGGGAGCGCCGCTGCCGGGGGTGGGCGGCGGGTCCACGCCCGCGCCGGGGAACGCGTCGGGAAGCATGTCGGGGAGCGCGCCGGGGAACGCGTCGGCGGGCATCCAGGGGCGCACGCCGGAGGACCGGCTCACTGTCGTGATCTTCGACAGCGGACGCCACGACGGCCGGTACGAGCTGCGCTGCCACCCGACGTTCGGCACCGTCCCCGATCCGCAGGGCGCGTGCGACCAGCTCGACGGGCAGACGCGCTGGGACCGCGACCTCTTCGCACCGGTGCCGACCGACGCGCAGTGCACGATGATCTACGGCGGCCCGGAGCGGGCGCATGTGAGCGGGACATGGGCCGGGCGCCCGGTCGACACGGACTTCAGCCGGGTGAACGGGTGCGAAATGGCGCGCTGGAACCGGTTCTCCCGCCTCCTGGGCGAACCCGCGCACCCGTCGGAGGGGTGA
- a CDS encoding MFS transporter encodes MAASTPVSSPPAEAPHPVRHPTRWVILGVICLAQLTVLLDNTVLNVAIPSLTTEMGAATADIQWMLNAYSLVQSGLLLTAGNLADRYGRKKMLATGLALFGLGSLGAGLSETTGQLIAARAGMGVGGALLMTTTLAVVVQVFDDEERTKAIGVWGAVGSLGFACGPLIGGTLLDHFWWGSIFLVNIPVAVIGLVAVVKLVPESKNPAGDRPDLLGALLSTLGMTGIVFAIISGPEHGWTSGRVLLPGGAGVLIMAAFVLWELRIPYPMLDMHFFRNRRFVAAVMGGILVALGMGGSFFLLTSHLQLVLHYGPLETGLRMTPLALMIVVLNLTGVGARLMTKLGGPLTIAGGMTLLAAGLAVIAWTGDHGYGGMLAGLLLMGVGIALASPAMATAIMSAIPPEKAGVGAGVNGTLQEFGNGLGVAVLGAVLNSRFAALLPAVAAGAGSLPEALGKARTAAQRSEVQDAFASGVQAGQLVGAAAVLAGGIVAAFLLRRAERADAAAAPAAAGG; translated from the coding sequence ATGGCGGCGTCCACCCCTGTCTCGTCACCCCCTGCGGAAGCACCGCACCCCGTCCGTCACCCCACTCGCTGGGTGATCCTGGGCGTCATATGCCTCGCGCAGCTCACCGTGCTGCTCGACAACACCGTCCTCAATGTGGCGATCCCGTCGCTCACCACGGAGATGGGCGCCGCGACCGCCGACATCCAGTGGATGCTCAACGCGTACTCGCTGGTGCAGTCCGGTCTGCTGCTCACCGCAGGCAACCTCGCCGACCGCTACGGGCGGAAGAAGATGCTGGCCACCGGGCTCGCGCTGTTCGGCCTGGGCTCGCTCGGCGCCGGACTGTCGGAGACCACCGGCCAGTTGATCGCCGCGCGGGCCGGCATGGGCGTCGGCGGCGCGCTGTTGATGACCACCACGCTCGCCGTCGTCGTCCAGGTCTTCGACGACGAGGAGCGCACCAAGGCGATCGGCGTCTGGGGCGCGGTGGGCTCGCTGGGCTTCGCCTGCGGGCCGCTGATCGGCGGCACCCTGCTCGACCACTTCTGGTGGGGCTCGATCTTCCTGGTCAACATCCCGGTGGCGGTCATCGGCCTGGTCGCCGTGGTCAAGCTGGTGCCCGAGTCGAAGAACCCGGCCGGCGACCGCCCCGACCTCCTCGGTGCCCTGCTCTCCACCCTCGGCATGACCGGCATCGTCTTCGCGATCATCTCCGGCCCCGAGCACGGCTGGACGTCCGGCCGGGTGCTGCTCCCCGGCGGTGCCGGTGTCCTGATCATGGCCGCGTTCGTCCTCTGGGAGCTGCGCATCCCGTACCCCATGCTCGACATGCACTTCTTCCGCAACCGCCGCTTCGTCGCGGCCGTCATGGGCGGGATCCTGGTGGCGCTCGGCATGGGCGGATCGTTCTTCCTGCTCACCTCGCACCTGCAACTGGTGCTGCACTACGGGCCGCTGGAGACCGGGCTGCGGATGACGCCGCTGGCCCTGATGATCGTCGTCCTCAACCTCACGGGCGTCGGCGCCCGGCTGATGACGAAGCTCGGCGGCCCGCTCACCATCGCCGGCGGTATGACGCTGCTGGCCGCCGGCCTGGCCGTGATCGCCTGGACCGGCGACCACGGGTACGGCGGGATGCTCGCCGGCCTGCTCCTAATGGGCGTCGGCATCGCCCTGGCCTCCCCCGCCATGGCCACCGCGATCATGTCGGCCATCCCGCCGGAGAAGGCCGGGGTCGGCGCGGGCGTCAACGGCACGCTCCAGGAGTTCGGCAACGGGCTCGGCGTCGCCGTCCTCGGCGCGGTGCTCAACTCCCGCTTCGCCGCGCTGCTCCCGGCCGTCGCCGCCGGGGCCGGCTCGCTGCCGGAGGCCCTGGGCAAGGCCCGGACGGCCGCCCAGCGCTCCGAGGTGCAGGACGCGTTCGCGTCCGGTGTGCAGGCGGGCCAGCTCGTCGGCGCGGCGGCCGTGCTGGCGGGCGGCATCGTGGCGGCCTTCCTGCTGCGCAGGGCCGAGCGGGCCGACGCCGCGGCGGCTCCGGCGGCTGCGGGTGGCTGA
- a CDS encoding TetR/AcrR family transcriptional regulator encodes MAGGNRAGNPRTSIWLAEGKPAPRRRASADRSREQPGSLDRERIIAAAIRLLDAEGLTKFSMRRLAAELGVTAMSVYWYVDNKDDLLELVLDEVSGEMALPDPDAEDADWRDQLRQLAHEYRGMLVRHPWVARLVGQYLNIGPRSMRFSDATLRVLRRSGAEPSRISGSLGALFQFVYGFATVQTLYEERCRDAGLDQQEYLKEVSDSLTESPDFAERYSESMAMAQRLREEPLEDLWERDFTVGLDTVIAGIEVMRDRLRDEEA; translated from the coding sequence ATGGCCGGCGGCAATCGCGCGGGGAACCCGAGGACCAGCATCTGGCTGGCCGAAGGGAAACCCGCCCCGCGGCGCAGGGCGTCCGCGGACCGGTCCCGGGAGCAGCCGGGCTCGCTGGACCGCGAGCGGATCATCGCCGCCGCCATCCGCCTGCTCGACGCCGAGGGGCTGACCAAGTTCTCGATGCGCCGCCTGGCCGCCGAGCTCGGGGTGACCGCCATGTCGGTCTACTGGTACGTCGACAACAAGGACGACCTCCTCGAACTGGTCCTGGACGAGGTGAGCGGCGAGATGGCGCTCCCCGACCCGGACGCCGAGGACGCCGACTGGCGCGACCAGCTGCGGCAGCTCGCCCACGAGTACCGGGGGATGCTCGTCCGGCACCCGTGGGTGGCCCGGCTGGTCGGCCAGTACCTCAACATCGGCCCCCGGTCGATGCGGTTCAGCGACGCCACCCTGAGGGTGCTGCGGCGCAGCGGCGCCGAGCCGAGCCGGATCTCGGGTTCGCTGGGCGCGCTGTTCCAGTTCGTCTACGGCTTCGCCACCGTCCAGACGCTCTACGAGGAGCGCTGCCGGGACGCGGGCCTCGACCAGCAGGAGTACCTCAAGGAGGTCTCGGACTCGCTGACCGAGAGCCCTGACTTCGCGGAGCGGTACAGCGAGAGCATGGCGATGGCGCAGCGGTTGCGCGAGGAGCCGCTCGAGGACCTGTGGGAGCGCGACTTCACCGTCGGGCTGGACACGGTGATCGCGGGCATCGAGGTGATGCGGGACCGCTTGCGGGACGAGGAGGCGTAG
- a CDS encoding MarR family winged helix-turn-helix transcriptional regulator: MAAHEQYQELAQQLSAIGVIKRGLARVLPPDCPPTSVIVLTLLKRYGEMRMSKLAELLVVDMSVTSRHVAYAAERGWLDRQPDRLDKRSRLLRLTPSGEALLDDVSARYTEALAHCLGDWSDAEITQIVGLLARLRESFGECHRPVAPGGASPAHDLAACPSARTPH; this comes from the coding sequence TTGGCCGCGCACGAGCAGTACCAGGAGCTCGCCCAGCAGCTCAGCGCCATCGGCGTCATCAAGCGCGGCCTCGCCCGGGTCCTTCCCCCCGACTGCCCGCCCACCTCGGTCATCGTGCTCACCCTGCTCAAGCGGTACGGCGAGATGCGGATGAGCAAGCTCGCGGAGCTGCTGGTCGTCGACATGTCGGTGACCAGCCGCCATGTGGCGTACGCCGCGGAACGGGGCTGGCTCGACCGGCAGCCGGACCGGCTGGACAAGCGCTCCCGGCTGCTGCGCCTCACCCCCAGCGGCGAGGCGCTGCTGGACGACGTCAGCGCCCGCTACACCGAGGCCCTGGCGCACTGCCTGGGTGACTGGAGCGACGCGGAGATCACGCAGATCGTCGGTCTGCTCGCCCGGCTGCGGGAGAGCTTCGGCGAGTGCCACCGGCCCGTCGCCCCCGGCGGCGCCTCCCCGGCGCACGACCTCGCGGCCTGCCCGTCGGCCCGTACACCCCACTGA
- a CDS encoding RNA polymerase sigma factor SigF: MSVDLGSAKVLTNDAPHAVLDDCEAIDTRTLSRSLFLRLAALDRDSAERTYVRDTLIELNLPLVRYAAARFRSRNEPMEDIVQVGTIGLIKAIDRFDCERGVEFPTFAMPTVVGEIKRFFRDTSWSVRVPRRLQELRLALTKASDELAQKLDRSPTVPELALCLGVSEEDVVDGLAVGNAYTASSLDSPSPEDDGGEGSLADRLGYEDTALEGVEYRESLKPLLAKLPPRERQIIMLRFFANMTQSQIGEEVGISQMHVSRLLTRTLSQLREGLISD; the protein is encoded by the coding sequence ATGTCCGTAGACCTGGGCAGCGCGAAGGTGCTCACCAACGACGCACCGCACGCCGTGCTCGACGACTGCGAAGCCATCGACACCCGCACCCTCTCCCGCTCCCTGTTCCTGCGGCTGGCGGCCCTGGACCGGGACAGCGCCGAGCGTACGTACGTCCGTGACACCCTCATCGAGCTCAACCTCCCCCTGGTGCGCTACGCGGCGGCGCGGTTCCGGAGCCGCAACGAGCCGATGGAAGACATCGTCCAGGTCGGCACCATCGGACTGATCAAGGCCATCGACCGGTTCGACTGCGAACGCGGGGTGGAGTTCCCGACGTTCGCGATGCCCACGGTCGTCGGCGAGATCAAACGCTTCTTCCGGGACACCAGTTGGTCCGTGCGGGTGCCGAGGCGCCTGCAGGAGCTGCGGCTCGCCCTGACCAAGGCAAGCGACGAGCTCGCGCAGAAGCTCGACCGCTCCCCGACCGTGCCCGAGCTGGCCCTGTGCCTGGGCGTCTCCGAGGAGGACGTGGTCGACGGGCTGGCGGTGGGCAACGCCTACACGGCCAGCTCGCTGGACTCCCCCTCGCCGGAGGACGACGGCGGCGAGGGCTCGCTCGCCGACCGGCTGGGCTACGAGGACACGGCGCTGGAGGGCGTCGAGTACCGGGAGTCGCTGAAGCCGCTGCTGGCCAAGCTGCCCCCGCGCGAGCGCCAGATCATCATGCTCCGCTTCTTCGCCAACATGACGCAGTCGCAGATCGGCGAGGAGGTCGGCATCTCGCAGATGCACGTCTCCCGGCTGCTCACCCGGACGCTCTCCCAGCTCCGCGAGGGCCTCATCTCCGACTGA
- a CDS encoding RNA polymerase sigma factor SigF produces the protein MTVPARTASEETSASEENPPPPREAQREIPRETRREARQEAQQETRQEPPREPQTRESRGADARALTQVLFKKFATLEPGTPEHARVRAALIEANLPLVRYAAARFRSRNEPMEDVVQVGTIGLINAIDRFDPDRGVQFPTFAMPTVVGEIKRYFRDNVRTVHVPRRLHELWVQVNGATEDLTVLHGRSPTTAEIAERLRIGEDEVLACIEAGRSYHATSLEAAQEGDGLPGLLDRIGYEDPALAGVEHRDLVRHLLVQLPEREQRILLLRYYSNLTQSQISAELGVSQMHVSRLLSRSFARLRSANRIDA, from the coding sequence GTGACCGTGCCGGCCCGTACAGCGTCAGAGGAGACGTCGGCGTCAGAAGAGAACCCCCCGCCGCCGCGGGAGGCCCAGCGGGAGATCCCGCGGGAGACCCGCCGGGAAGCCCGGCAGGAAGCGCAGCAGGAGACCCGGCAGGAACCCCCGCGGGAGCCGCAGACGCGGGAGAGCCGGGGCGCGGACGCCCGGGCGCTGACGCAGGTGCTCTTCAAGAAGTTCGCCACCCTGGAGCCCGGCACGCCGGAGCACGCCCGCGTGCGCGCCGCCCTCATCGAAGCCAACCTCCCCCTCGTGCGGTACGCCGCGGCGCGTTTTCGCAGCCGCAACGAGCCCATGGAGGACGTCGTCCAGGTCGGCACCATCGGTCTCATCAACGCCATCGACCGCTTCGACCCCGACCGCGGGGTGCAGTTCCCGACGTTCGCGATGCCCACCGTAGTCGGCGAGATCAAGCGGTACTTCCGCGACAACGTGCGGACCGTGCACGTACCGCGCCGGCTGCACGAGCTGTGGGTGCAGGTCAACGGCGCCACCGAGGACCTGACCGTGCTGCACGGCCGGTCGCCGACCACCGCCGAGATCGCCGAGCGCCTCAGGATCGGCGAGGACGAGGTGCTCGCCTGCATCGAGGCCGGCCGCTCGTACCACGCCACCTCGCTGGAGGCCGCCCAGGAGGGCGACGGGCTGCCCGGTCTGCTGGACCGGATCGGGTACGAGGACCCCGCGCTGGCCGGGGTCGAGCACCGCGATCTGGTGCGCCACCTGCTCGTCCAGCTGCCGGAGCGCGAGCAGCGCATCCTGCTGCTGCGCTACTACAGCAATCTGACGCAGTCGCAGATCAGCGCGGAGCTGGGGGTGTCGCAGATGCATGTGTCGCGGCTGCTCTCACGGAGCTTCGCCCGGCTGCGATCCGCAAACCGTATCGATGCCTAA
- a CDS encoding Dabb family protein, with translation MIRHLVLFKLNEGVERDDPRVVAGVQAFEKLGGEIPELRFWECGWNVSERPIAYDYAINSAVEDPDALQRYLDHPAHQAGVGLWREFATWVIADYPF, from the coding sequence ATGATCCGTCACCTCGTCCTGTTCAAGCTCAACGAGGGCGTCGAGCGCGACGACCCCCGCGTCGTCGCCGGCGTCCAGGCGTTCGAGAAGCTGGGCGGGGAGATCCCCGAGCTCCGCTTCTGGGAGTGCGGCTGGAACGTCTCCGAACGCCCGATCGCGTACGACTACGCGATCAACTCCGCCGTCGAGGACCCCGACGCGCTCCAGCGCTACCTCGACCACCCGGCCCACCAGGCGGGTGTCGGCCTGTGGCGGGAGTTCGCCACGTGGGTGATCGCCGACTATCCGTTCTGA
- a CDS encoding STAS domain-containing protein (This anti-anti-sigma factor, or anti-sigma factor antagonist, belongs to a family that includes characterized members SpoIIAA, RsbV, RsfA, and RsfB.): MGGYELAFTMRERVAGGAVTIELSGEIDILAEQQLGPRLEALAGRHRADLVIDLRGVTFLDASGLRLLLRARNRVARGGGRLRVVRGGPRVSKVIRIVRLEPAFHWLDAPPGSSAAPPGSSTAPPGSSAAPPGRTAGRGPTGATAATAPETSGPSGATVAPVATPTAPAEGELPCGPRDGTVPA; the protein is encoded by the coding sequence ATGGGCGGGTACGAGCTCGCCTTCACCATGCGGGAGCGTGTGGCGGGGGGAGCGGTCACCATTGAACTGTCCGGAGAGATCGACATCCTGGCCGAGCAGCAGCTCGGCCCCCGACTGGAGGCCCTGGCCGGCCGCCACCGCGCCGACCTCGTCATCGACCTGCGCGGTGTGACCTTCCTGGACGCGAGCGGCCTCCGCCTGCTGCTCCGCGCCCGCAACCGGGTGGCCCGCGGCGGCGGCCGGCTCCGGGTGGTGCGGGGCGGCCCGCGAGTGTCCAAAGTGATCCGCATCGTGCGACTGGAACCGGCCTTCCACTGGCTCGACGCGCCCCCGGGCTCCTCCGCCGCGCCCCCGGGCTCGTCCACCGCGCCACCGGGCTCCTCCGCCGCGCCACCGGGCCGGACGGCCGGGCGCGGGCCTACGGGCGCGACCGCCGCCACCGCCCCGGAAACCTCCGGCCCTTCGGGCGCAACCGTGGCACCGGTCGCGACGCCCACAGCCCCCGCCGAGGGCGAACTGCCGTGCGGCCCGCGCGACGGAACCGTCCCGGCGTAG
- the tadA gene encoding tRNA adenosine(34) deaminase TadA, with protein sequence MNDAAPGRPPGPDPVRDPWLPAMRAALEEAARAPGTGDVPVGAVVLAPDGTVIGRGRNEREATGDPTGHAEVLAVREAARAVGEWRLTGCTLVVTLEPCTMCAGAIVLSRLDRVVYGAADAKAGAAGSLWDVVRDRRLNHRPEVITGVLADECAALLTDFFRTR encoded by the coding sequence ATGAACGACGCCGCCCCCGGTCGCCCGCCCGGTCCCGACCCCGTCCGCGATCCCTGGCTCCCCGCCATGCGGGCCGCCCTGGAGGAGGCCGCGCGGGCCCCCGGGACGGGTGACGTCCCGGTCGGGGCCGTCGTCCTGGCCCCGGACGGCACGGTCATCGGCCGCGGCCGCAACGAGCGCGAGGCCACCGGCGACCCCACCGGCCACGCGGAGGTGCTCGCCGTCCGCGAGGCCGCCCGCGCCGTCGGCGAATGGCGGCTGACCGGCTGCACCCTCGTCGTCACCCTGGAACCGTGCACGATGTGCGCCGGCGCCATCGTCCTCTCCCGGCTCGACCGCGTCGTCTACGGCGCCGCCGACGCGAAGGCGGGCGCGGCGGGCTCCCTCTGGGACGTGGTCCGCGACCGCCGGCTCAACCACCGCCCCGAGGTCATCACCGGCGTCCTCGCCGACGAGTGCGCCGCCCTCCTGACCGACTTCTTCCGCACCCGCTGA
- the upp gene encoding uracil phosphoribosyltransferase produces MRIHVVDHPLVAHKLTTLRDKRTDSPTFRRLADELVTLLAYEATRDVRTEQVDIESPVTATTGVKLSHPRPLVVPILRAGLGMLDGMVRLLPTAEVGFLGMIRNEETLKAETYATRMPDDLSGRQVYVLDPMLATGGTLVAAIRELIARGADDVTAICLLAAPEGVEVMERELAGTPVTVVTASVDERLNEDGYIVPGLGDAGDRMYGTAG; encoded by the coding sequence ATGCGGATCCACGTCGTCGACCACCCGCTGGTGGCGCACAAACTCACCACGCTGCGCGACAAGCGCACCGACTCCCCCACGTTCCGGCGGCTCGCCGACGAGCTGGTCACCCTGCTCGCCTACGAGGCCACGCGGGACGTGCGGACCGAACAGGTCGACATCGAGTCGCCGGTCACCGCGACCACCGGCGTCAAGCTGTCCCACCCGCGCCCGCTGGTGGTGCCGATCCTCCGGGCCGGCCTGGGCATGCTCGACGGCATGGTCCGGCTGCTGCCCACGGCCGAGGTCGGCTTCCTGGGCATGATCCGCAACGAGGAGACCCTCAAGGCGGAGACGTACGCGACGCGGATGCCGGACGACCTCTCGGGCCGCCAGGTGTACGTGCTCGACCCGATGCTGGCCACCGGCGGCACGCTGGTCGCGGCGATCCGTGAGCTGATCGCGCGGGGCGCCGACGACGTCACCGCCATCTGCCTGCTGGCCGCCCCCGAGGGCGTCGAGGTGATGGAACGTGAGCTCGCCGGCACGCCGGTGACCGTCGTCACCGCCTCCGTGGACGAGCGCCTCAATGAGGACGGCTACATCGTGCCGGGCCTCGGGGACGCGGGCGACCGGATGTACGGGACGGCCGGCTGA
- a CDS encoding LytR C-terminal domain-containing protein, protein MSMLTPPGMGGKYRITGRRFPHMRRPRNPRRVVLAAVAAVAVLGLGGWGTIQLVDVFSGGGSGSPQAARKSADCGRDGHGDTTDARAAGRSAPRELPRPGDITVNVYNATPRSGLAKTTADELKARGFRIGKVGNAPAPYDKNVEGTALLLGSPDDADGAMRVLQEQVGEATVKSDVRKGTDIDLIIGAGFKELRPAPDASRAPAAPHPAPSSPAPSKSAAKC, encoded by the coding sequence ATGAGCATGCTCACCCCTCCTGGCATGGGCGGCAAGTACCGCATCACGGGCCGTCGGTTCCCGCATATGCGCCGGCCGAGGAATCCGCGGAGGGTCGTGCTCGCCGCGGTCGCCGCGGTGGCCGTCCTGGGGCTGGGCGGCTGGGGGACGATCCAGCTCGTCGACGTCTTCTCGGGCGGCGGGAGCGGCTCCCCGCAGGCGGCCCGGAAGAGCGCCGACTGCGGCCGGGACGGGCACGGCGACACGACGGACGCCAGGGCCGCCGGCCGGTCGGCGCCGCGCGAACTGCCCCGCCCCGGCGACATCACCGTCAACGTCTACAACGCCACCCCGCGCAGCGGCCTGGCCAAGACGACCGCGGACGAACTGAAGGCGCGCGGCTTCCGCATCGGCAAGGTCGGCAACGCCCCCGCGCCCTACGACAAGAACGTCGAGGGGACGGCGCTGCTGCTGGGCTCGCCCGACGACGCCGACGGCGCGATGCGCGTCCTGCAGGAGCAGGTCGGCGAGGCGACGGTGAAGAGCGACGTCCGCAAGGGCACGGACATCGACCTGATCATCGGCGCCGGCTTCAAGGAGCTCAGGCCCGCCCCGGACGCGAGCCGGGCACCCGCCGCGCCCCACCCGGCCCCGTCGTCCCCGGCGCCCTCGAAGAGCGCGGCGAAGTGCTGA
- a CDS encoding type II toxin-antitoxin system VapB family antitoxin: protein MIFKRIGNGRPYPDHGRESTRQWADVAPRPVRLDQLVTTKQQLDLETLLAEDSTFYGDLFAHVVKWQGDLYLEDGLHRAVRAALQQRQVLHARVLELD, encoded by the coding sequence GTGATCTTCAAGCGCATCGGAAACGGTCGGCCGTACCCCGACCACGGCCGGGAAAGCACCCGCCAGTGGGCGGACGTCGCCCCGCGCCCGGTACGCCTTGACCAGCTGGTGACCACCAAGCAGCAGCTCGACCTGGAAACGCTGCTCGCGGAGGACTCGACCTTCTACGGCGACCTCTTCGCCCACGTCGTGAAGTGGCAGGGCGACCTCTACCTGGAGGACGGCCTGCACCGCGCCGTGCGCGCCGCGCTCCAGCAGCGCCAAGTGCTGCACGCCCGCGTGCTCGAACTGGACTGA
- a CDS encoding HhH-GPD-type base excision DNA repair protein: MEHTLRLAQQEDADALLSRSPLAALVGMLLDQQIPMEWAFTGPYTLARRLGRDDLDAHEIAVYDPEAFVELCAAKPAVHRYPAAMAERIQRLCRHLAERYDGDAAAVWRDVPTGPELLRRLTDLPGFGRQKAQIFLALLGKRLGVRPDGWREAAGPYGEEGSHRSVADITGPDSLREVRAFKQAAKQKAKQEREREREQGTGRGRTAAPER, encoded by the coding sequence ATGGAGCACACCCTCCGGCTCGCCCAGCAGGAGGACGCCGACGCGCTGCTCTCCCGCAGCCCGCTCGCCGCCCTGGTCGGGATGCTGCTCGACCAGCAGATCCCGATGGAGTGGGCCTTCACCGGCCCGTACACCCTCGCCCGGCGGCTCGGCCGCGACGACCTCGACGCGCACGAGATCGCCGTGTACGACCCGGAGGCGTTCGTCGAGCTCTGCGCCGCCAAACCGGCCGTCCACCGCTATCCGGCCGCCATGGCCGAGCGGATCCAGCGGCTCTGCCGCCACCTCGCCGAGCGGTACGACGGCGACGCCGCCGCCGTCTGGCGGGACGTGCCCACCGGTCCCGAACTGCTGCGCCGCCTCACCGACCTGCCGGGTTTCGGCCGGCAGAAGGCACAGATCTTCCTCGCCCTGCTGGGCAAGCGGCTCGGGGTGCGGCCCGACGGCTGGCGGGAGGCCGCGGGCCCGTACGGCGAGGAGGGGAGCCACCGGTCGGTGGCGGACATCACCGGCCCCGACTCCCTGCGCGAGGTCCGCGCCTTCAAGCAGGCGGCCAAGCAGAAGGCGAAACAGGAGCGGGAGCGGGAGAGGGAACAGGGGACGGGACGGGGAAGGACGGCGGCGCCGGAGCGCTGA
- a CDS encoding SDR family NAD(P)-dependent oxidoreductase: MRINEAVALVTGANRGIGRALVTEFLSRGAARVHAAARDPRTLEPLVAEAPDRIVPLTLDITDPAAVTAAAEAAPDVTLLVNNAGRHGMGHLLEMDLTDVEAVMRTNWLGTLHVLRAFAPVVERNGGGAVANIVSVGAFAGTPAMGAYPASKAALALLTQAVRVDLAPRGITVHAVFPGPVETDMLRYATGHLKSLGDVPTASAADAARAIADGVEAGDEEIFPDPFARQVQECLRTDPKGVERLLLSRD, encoded by the coding sequence GTGCGGATCAACGAGGCCGTCGCCCTGGTGACCGGCGCCAATCGCGGTATCGGGCGCGCTCTGGTCACCGAGTTCCTCTCCCGCGGCGCCGCCCGCGTGCACGCCGCCGCGCGCGACCCCCGGACGCTGGAACCGCTGGTCGCCGAGGCCCCGGACCGGATCGTCCCGCTGACCCTGGACATCACCGACCCGGCCGCCGTCACGGCCGCCGCCGAGGCCGCGCCCGACGTGACGCTCCTGGTCAACAACGCGGGACGGCACGGCATGGGCCACCTGCTGGAGATGGACCTGACCGACGTCGAGGCGGTCATGCGGACGAACTGGCTGGGCACCCTGCACGTCCTGCGCGCCTTCGCGCCCGTCGTGGAACGCAACGGCGGCGGCGCCGTCGCCAACATCGTCAGCGTCGGCGCCTTCGCCGGGACCCCCGCGATGGGCGCCTACCCCGCGTCCAAGGCCGCGCTCGCCCTGCTGACCCAGGCCGTCCGGGTGGACCTCGCCCCGCGCGGGATCACCGTGCACGCCGTCTTCCCCGGTCCCGTCGAGACGGACATGCTGCGCTACGCCACCGGCCACCTGAAGAGCCTGGGCGACGTCCCCACGGCGTCGGCCGCCGACGCGGCCCGCGCCATCGCCGACGGCGTCGAGGCCGGCGACGAGGAGATCTTCCCCGACCCGTTCGCCCGGCAGGTCCAGGAGTGCCTCCGGACCGACCCCAAGGGCGTGGAGCGGTTGCTCCTGTCCAGGGACTGA